ATCAAGAAGAGAATCGATTTTATTTTTATTTTTTTTCATTCTGCTTCTTTACCGCAAAGGAATTCCTCTCTATACCCCCTTCGTGTTTAATATTCAATAAAAGCCGATTTTTAGAACCGATAACGAAAATGGGTTGCTTTCGCCCATTTTTTTATATATTTATTCCATAGAGGATCGAAAGAACCGGCGGTAAAGGAAAATCGAATCGATGCGGGAACCATTGGCGGCGAAGCCGAAATTATCCATCATCATCCCCATTTACAATGAGGAATTGCTGCTTCCCGAAGTACTTCGGCTTGTCCGCGCCGTTCCTTGGGAGGATAAGGAGATTATTCTCGTCAACGATTGTTCTACCGACCGCACGGAAGCGATTCTGGAAGCGGAAAAAGAGCGTCCGGATACGATTGTACTGACGCATAAAATTAATCAAGGCAAAGGCGCCGCTATCCGCACCGGCTTGCGATACTTCACGGGGGATATCGTCATAATCCAGGACGCCGATATGGAATACGATCCCGCCGAAATCGTCCGCGTCGTCGAGCCGATCGCTCGCGGCGAAGCGCTCGTCTGTTATGGTTCGCGCTTCCTCGGCGTCGTGAAGAACATGCGCCTGGCCAATCGCGCCGCCAATTGGATGCTGGCCAAACTCGTATCCCTTCTCTTTTGGCGTCGCATTACGGACGAGGCTACGGCCTACAAAGCCTTCCACCGCTCCATCATCGAGCGAATCCCTTTGGAATGCCACGGCTTCGAATTTTGCCCTGAAATTACAAGTAAGGTCCTCAAAATCGGTTGCGAGATCAAGGAAGTCCCTGTTACTTTCAAAGCGCGCACCTTCGCCGAAGGCAAAAAGATCGGCTGGCCCGATTTTATCGTCGCCGTCTGGACGATCGTCAAAGTCCGCTTTTTTTGGAGCCGTAAAAAAGCTGCTCCGCCTGTGGAAATGAAAGGTTAGCATAAGTATAACATGAAGCCCCAAATCGTGATTTTAGGAGCGGGCGTTACCGGTCTGGCGGCGGCGTGGAAGCTCCTGAAATCCTCGGATCGATACGATATAACGCTCGTCGAACGGGACGCCGTCCCCGGCGGCATGGCCAAAACCCTATCCTGGAATGGCCTATCTCTCGATCTCGGCCCCCATCGCTTCCATACCGAAATTCCCGAAATCCAGGAATTTATGCGCGGCTTCTGCTTGAAGCGGCTTGTCCGCGTCAAACGCTTCAGCCGCATGTTTCTCAATGGATGCTACATCCCCTATCCCATCAGCCCTTGGCCAACGCTGCGGGCGTTGGGAATGCGGTCGGCGGCAGCTCTCGCCTTATCCGCCTTGTCCGTTCTTTTCCGCCAACCAGCCCGTCCGGCGGAGACTTACGAAGAATACGTCAAAGGCTATTACGGCGATGGTTTATACCTCCGCATCTTCGAACCCTTCGCCATCAAAGTTTGGGGGCTTCATCCTTCCCGCATCGCCGCCGAAACCGCCCGCGTCCGGCTGCGGGGAGACAACATCTGGCGCTCCTTGATAGACGGCTTTTTGTCCAAACAAGAAACCTATGTCGCCGAGTTTCTCTATCCGCCCGGCGGCATCGGCGAAATCGCCCGCAAATTCGCCGAGGAGGTCGAAGCGGCGGGAGGGAAGTTTCTTTACCAACGCGAGGCCGTCTCGCTCCGCGTTCATGAGGGGCGCATCGAAAGCGTCGAATTGAAAGGCTCGGGCGGTTCGGATTGCCTGCCCTGCGATGTTCTCATCAATACGAT
The nucleotide sequence above comes from Candidatus Omnitrophota bacterium. Encoded proteins:
- a CDS encoding glycosyltransferase family 2 protein, producing the protein MREPLAAKPKLSIIIPIYNEELLLPEVLRLVRAVPWEDKEIILVNDCSTDRTEAILEAEKERPDTIVLTHKINQGKGAAIRTGLRYFTGDIVIIQDADMEYDPAEIVRVVEPIARGEALVCYGSRFLGVVKNMRLANRAANWMLAKLVSLLFWRRITDEATAYKAFHRSIIERIPLECHGFEFCPEITSKVLKIGCEIKEVPVTFKARTFAEGKKIGWPDFIVAVWTIVKVRFFWSRKKAAPPVEMKG
- a CDS encoding FAD-dependent oxidoreductase — encoded protein: MKPQIVILGAGVTGLAAAWKLLKSSDRYDITLVERDAVPGGMAKTLSWNGLSLDLGPHRFHTEIPEIQEFMRGFCLKRLVRVKRFSRMFLNGCYIPYPISPWPTLRALGMRSAAALALSALSVLFRQPARPAETYEEYVKGYYGDGLYLRIFEPFAIKVWGLHPSRIAAETARVRLRGDNIWRSLIDGFLSKQETYVAEFLYPPGGIGEIARKFAEEVEAAGGKFLYQREAVSLRVHEGRIESVELKGSGGSDCLPCDVLINTIPLPDMIRLLTPSVPAEIAGASDELHFRGVVLLYLLYKNDLVLSDTWLYYPEMAVPFTRISVPGNFDSEPSRRAKNCLCLEFCCEAGDQTWNSDHADLADKANAVLASSGLVQSKPIDSLALHLREGYPVYHAGYEKPLRRVLAHLRAMGNVLTAGRQGLFRHNNIDQSIQMGLLAAEEIMAQASDFSHWYDSVSRFNDYRIVD